The Pontibacter pudoricolor genome contains a region encoding:
- the rplL gene encoding 50S ribosomal protein L7/L12: MADLKAFAEQLVNLTVKEVNELATILKDEYGIEPAAAAPVMMAGGAAEGGAAAEEKTSFDVILKSAGASKLAVVKLVKELTGLGLKEAKEVVDSAPKALKEGVAKDEAESLKKSLEEAGAEVEIK; encoded by the coding sequence ATGGCAGATTTAAAAGCATTCGCTGAGCAGTTAGTAAACTTAACTGTGAAAGAAGTTAACGAACTAGCTACAATCCTGAAGGACGAATACGGCATCGAGCCAGCTGCTGCTGCTCCAGTTATGATGGCTGGTGGTGCTGCTGAAGGTGGAGCTGCTGCAGAAGAAAAAACTTCTTTTGACGTAATCCTTAAGTCAGCAGGTGCATCTAAACTAGCAGTTGTTAAACTTGTTAAAGAACTTACAGGTCTTGGCCTGAAAGAAGCTAAAGAAGTTGTAGACAGCGCTCCTAAGGCTCTGAAAGAAGGTGTAGCTAAAGATGAAGCTGAATCTCTGAAGAAATCATTAGAAGAAGCTGGTGCTGAAGTAGAGATCAAGTAA
- the rplJ gene encoding 50S ribosomal protein L10 has translation MTREEKEIIVQDLSEKLANTNYFYITDASTMTVASINQFRRMAFDRGLEYKVYKNTLIKKALDTLEADTTALAEVLKGSSGILFSTESGNAPAKLIKDFRKKGHTLPLLKGAFIDSGIYVGENQLDTLSTIKSKFELIADVIALLQSPAKNVISGLQGGGNKLAGILKTLSEKE, from the coding sequence ATGACCAGGGAAGAAAAAGAGATAATTGTACAAGACCTGAGCGAAAAGTTAGCTAACACTAACTATTTCTACATCACTGATGCTTCTACTATGACAGTTGCAAGTATCAACCAATTCAGGAGAATGGCTTTCGATAGAGGGCTTGAATACAAAGTTTACAAGAATACATTAATTAAGAAAGCATTAGATACTTTAGAAGCTGATACTACTGCACTGGCAGAAGTATTAAAAGGTTCTTCAGGCATCCTGTTTTCAACTGAATCAGGCAACGCTCCTGCTAAGCTAATCAAAGACTTTAGGAAAAAAGGTCACACGCTTCCACTTTTAAAGGGTGCCTTTATTGATAGCGGTATTTATGTTGGCGAAAACCAGCTGGATACATTATCAACAATCAAGTCTAAGTTTGAGCTGATCGCAGATGTAATTGCATTGCTTCAGTCTCCTGCTAAGAATGTTATTTCTGGCCTACAGGGCGGTGGTAACAAACTTGCTGGAATTCTTAAAACTCTATCTGAAAAAGAATAA